The following coding sequences lie in one bacterium genomic window:
- the rpsB gene encoding 30S ribosomal protein S2 encodes MSRVTLQQLLLAGAHFGHLTRRWHPKMAPYILMDKNGIHLVDLRQTQTALERACAAVSEITANGQQLLMIGTKSQAREAISSEGKRAQTPFVVERWLGGMLTNFATIRQGVKTMESIERMMTDGTFEKISKKERLMKQRQHEKMMHTLGGIREMRHLPGAIFVVDIMREKIAVAEARRLGIPVIAICDTNVDPTVVDFPIPANDDAFKSIALITRAIAEAAIEGIARYKANADLRQAQADVEARELEATGEARRREREHGRSERGDQGGAPRRRRVRRPQDEQKPETASE; translated from the coding sequence ATGTCACGTGTTACCCTGCAGCAGTTACTGCTTGCCGGTGCTCATTTCGGGCACCTTACCCGCCGCTGGCATCCCAAGATGGCGCCGTATATCCTTATGGACAAGAACGGTATCCATCTTGTTGACCTTCGCCAAACTCAGACTGCCCTCGAACGCGCTTGTGCCGCCGTTTCAGAAATAACGGCCAACGGTCAGCAATTACTGATGATCGGTACCAAGAGTCAGGCCCGTGAAGCCATCTCCTCGGAAGGCAAGCGTGCCCAGACTCCTTTTGTCGTTGAACGTTGGCTTGGCGGTATGCTCACGAACTTCGCAACGATCCGTCAGGGTGTTAAGACGATGGAGTCGATTGAGCGTATGATGACTGATGGTACCTTCGAGAAGATCTCGAAGAAAGAGCGCTTGATGAAACAACGCCAGCACGAGAAGATGATGCATACGCTCGGCGGTATCCGCGAGATGCGTCATTTACCCGGTGCGATTTTCGTTGTCGACATCATGCGCGAAAAAATTGCTGTTGCGGAAGCTCGCCGGCTTGGCATCCCGGTTATCGCGATTTGCGATACCAATGTTGATCCGACCGTTGTGGACTTTCCGATTCCTGCCAATGATGATGCCTTTAAATCCATCGCACTCATTACTCGTGCGATTGCAGAAGCGGCGATTGAGGGAATTGCAAGGTACAAGGCGAACGCTGATTTAAGACAGGCGCAAGCCGATGTGGAAGCCCGCGAACTTGAGGCTACGGGTGAGGCGCGACGTCGCGAACGGGAGCATGGCCGTTCGGAACGTGGCGATCAGGGTGGTGCACCACGACGACGTCGAGTTCGCCGTCCGCAAGACGAGCAGAAGCCAGAAACGGCTTCAGAGTAA
- the mltG gene encoding endolytic transglycosylase MltG has translation MSARAWRIARSFGILLVILVVLAALEVGSRLFLEGAAVQGARREVVVTIPQGSSLDEIAGILYREGLIEHPRLFSLAARLLKADTKLRAGTVKLSLGQSLVELIQSLSTAKAVGLPVTIREGLVSSQIAEILSRDLSIDSADFMRAVFDSALVRQLGLSAPSFEGYLFPDTYFFTGSETPARIIERMVANFRVKLPADTEARLSELGMSLNEILTLASIIEWECMISSEARVISSVYHNRLRRGMLLQADPTVAYALGKGPSRLYLSDLRVDSPYNTYKYVGLPPGAINNPGKRSIEAALRPAQTSYLFFVAQGDGTHAFTATFGEHLRAKEKLDELRQVPSQDVDAGIQG, from the coding sequence GTGAGTGCCCGAGCATGGAGAATTGCGCGCAGTTTCGGGATTCTGCTTGTGATTCTCGTCGTTCTTGCTGCACTGGAAGTGGGTTCGCGCCTGTTCCTTGAGGGTGCCGCGGTTCAGGGTGCACGACGCGAGGTTGTCGTGACAATTCCGCAAGGATCAAGTCTTGATGAGATTGCAGGCATACTCTATCGCGAGGGACTGATAGAGCATCCCAGATTGTTCAGCCTCGCTGCGCGCCTGCTGAAAGCAGACACAAAGTTGCGGGCTGGTACTGTAAAGTTGTCACTCGGGCAGTCATTGGTAGAGTTGATTCAATCTTTATCAACGGCAAAGGCTGTAGGGCTTCCGGTGACGATTCGCGAAGGCCTTGTGAGCAGTCAAATTGCAGAAATCCTGTCAAGGGATCTTTCCATAGACTCCGCAGACTTTATGCGTGCCGTCTTTGATTCAGCTTTGGTTCGTCAGTTAGGGCTAAGTGCTCCTTCATTTGAAGGCTATCTTTTCCCTGATACCTATTTTTTCACCGGAAGTGAGACTCCTGCGAGAATCATTGAAAGAATGGTGGCAAACTTCAGGGTGAAATTGCCGGCAGATACGGAAGCGAGGCTTTCAGAGTTGGGGATGTCGCTGAACGAGATCCTAACTCTTGCGAGCATCATCGAGTGGGAGTGCATGATATCGAGTGAAGCGCGTGTCATCTCGTCAGTTTATCACAATCGACTTCGTCGAGGCATGCTTCTGCAGGCGGACCCGACTGTTGCATATGCGCTGGGCAAAGGGCCCTCTCGACTTTACCTCAGTGACCTTAGAGTGGATAGCCCCTATAACACATACAAGTATGTTGGACTACCTCCCGGTGCAATTAACAATCCGGGAAAGCGTTCGATTGAGGCGGCACTTCGTCCTGCACAGACATCCTACCTGTTCTTTGTCGCACAAGGCGACGGCACCCATGCATTTACGGCGACTTTTGGTGAGCACCTTCGTGCAAAGGAGAAGCTTGATGAGTTACGGCAGGTCCCTTCTCAGGATGTAGACGCTGGAATTCAGGGATAA
- the nadC gene encoding carboxylating nicotinate-nucleotide diphosphorylase, protein MTVETEDIIRLAIEEDLAGDMMDVTTDWLVDRELHGEAWIEAREDAIIAGLDVARQVFHSIDPDLKFTSLCADGDHVRPLNRVASVFGRAVSILKAERTALNFLTHLSGVATKTAELVHLTRPYGTKIWATRKTTPGLRRLELAAVRAGGGDTYRESLFDRVLVKDNHIGIIGGIEALSRKLDINGELDPRIADGKVEVASLYELEIAVRMGWKRILLDNFAPEQVREAVERYATDVELEASGGITTSNIRAFAATGVCAISIGQLTHSVRSVDFALEVDWSVA, encoded by the coding sequence ATGACAGTAGAAACAGAAGATATTATCAGGCTGGCGATCGAGGAAGATCTCGCTGGAGACATGATGGATGTGACGACCGATTGGCTTGTCGATCGAGAGTTGCATGGGGAGGCATGGATTGAGGCACGCGAAGACGCCATCATCGCGGGCCTTGATGTGGCACGTCAAGTCTTTCACAGCATTGATCCAGACTTAAAGTTCACGTCTTTGTGTGCAGACGGAGATCACGTGCGACCGCTCAATCGCGTCGCATCTGTCTTTGGGCGAGCCGTTTCCATTCTGAAGGCTGAACGAACTGCGTTGAATTTCTTGACGCATCTGTCCGGAGTCGCGACGAAAACGGCAGAATTGGTGCATCTTACGCGACCCTATGGAACGAAAATTTGGGCAACGCGCAAGACAACTCCCGGTCTGCGCAGACTGGAGCTTGCAGCAGTACGGGCAGGAGGCGGTGATACATATCGTGAAAGCCTGTTTGACAGAGTACTGGTAAAGGACAATCACATTGGCATCATTGGCGGCATTGAAGCGCTGAGTCGTAAGCTTGACATCAATGGTGAACTCGATCCCCGAATCGCAGATGGAAAGGTTGAGGTAGCAAGTCTGTACGAGCTTGAGATCGCCGTGCGCATGGGTTGGAAGCGGATTCTGCTTGATAACTTCGCACCTGAGCAGGTACGGGAGGCTGTTGAGCGCTATGCGACGGATGTCGAATTGGAGGCGTCTGGTGGTATCACAACTTCGAACATCCGCGCATTCGCGGCCACCGGTGTTTGCGCTATTTCAATCGGGCAGTTAACGCATTCGGTGCGATCCGTTGACTTCGCTCTGGAAGTTGACTGGTCGGTCGCGTAG
- a CDS encoding glycosyltransferase has protein sequence MSTPQISVVIALFNEVESLPELHRQLSVTFSELGKTYELLFIDDGSRDGSLEFLKKLAMSDSHVRAISLRRNQGKSAALAVGFDAARGERVITMDADLQDNPAEIPALLAKLDEGYDLVSGWKRKRYDPLSKTLPSKFFNVVTSWVSGIRLHDFNCGLKAYRQAVVKDLFVYGELHRFLPVLAHKMGYRCTEIPVVHRARQFGKSKFGMSRFLNGFLDLLTVVFLSGYNRAPLHFFGSLGLIFGLIGLGINGYLTALKLAGQPIGNRPLLFLGVLLMVIGVQFFSFGLIGEMLTHANERQRTYPVKYDSSRDSTPLSS, from the coding sequence ATGAGTACACCGCAGATTAGCGTCGTGATTGCCCTCTTCAACGAAGTCGAGTCGTTGCCGGAGTTGCATAGACAGTTGTCCGTTACGTTTTCTGAGCTCGGCAAGACATATGAGTTGCTTTTCATTGACGACGGTAGCAGAGATGGATCTCTCGAGTTCTTGAAAAAGCTTGCGATGTCTGATTCGCACGTTCGTGCTATTTCACTGCGACGGAATCAAGGGAAGTCTGCGGCACTCGCTGTCGGATTTGACGCGGCGCGAGGTGAGCGGGTAATTACTATGGATGCGGATTTACAAGACAATCCTGCGGAGATTCCAGCCCTACTTGCGAAATTGGATGAAGGTTATGATCTTGTATCAGGCTGGAAGAGGAAGCGCTACGACCCACTTAGCAAGACGTTACCGTCCAAATTCTTTAACGTAGTCACGAGCTGGGTGTCCGGAATCCGGCTGCATGACTTCAATTGTGGCCTAAAAGCTTACAGGCAAGCTGTTGTCAAGGATCTGTTTGTATACGGAGAACTTCACCGCTTTCTGCCAGTTCTTGCTCACAAGATGGGCTATCGCTGCACAGAGATCCCCGTCGTTCATCGAGCGCGGCAATTCGGAAAGTCCAAGTTCGGAATGAGCCGTTTTTTGAATGGGTTTCTTGATTTGCTTACAGTCGTATTTCTGTCTGGTTACAATCGCGCACCATTGCATTTCTTTGGATCACTTGGCCTGATTTTTGGACTGATAGGATTGGGTATTAACGGTTACCTTACCGCACTGAAATTGGCAGGTCAGCCAATCGGAAATCGACCGTTGCTCTTTCTCGGCGTACTATTGATGGTTATCGGTGTTCAGTTTTTTTCATTTGGCCTTATCGGAGAAATGCTGACACACGCCAATGAGCGGCAACGCACTTATCCCGTCAAGTACGATAGTTCCCGTGACTCTACTCCTTTAAGCAGTTAA
- a CDS encoding HAMP domain-containing histidine kinase: protein MSRIQSRHAGTFKGVLFLAALVLVISVLAYSQYLVSELKESTRKSLTQKIATYSALIRSDNPELIGFALEQIQDVEFPIIVTDDHGRPKLWKNVGIESGDTSREAQTQLAMLVRRMDAQGNTALPIFVSEQSTDWFHYGDSVVIQQLRWLPWIEVLAVALFIFVGYLGFQNIRRSEERMVWVGLAKETAHQLGTPLTSLMGWIELLKAEGRDTHTVSEMERDLARLQRVTARFSQIGSHTPLVSTRVRHIVEEAVDYFRMRLPRGETAIELEVQSIADPHVMLNPELFGWVLENLIRNSIDAMRSTGGQIRIVCEETATSVIVDVHDSGVGIPARSRRDVFRPGYTTKKRGWGLGLSLSQRIVEEYHGGKLSIRESTPGKGTVMRIALPKGSEKS from the coding sequence GTGAGCAGGATTCAATCGCGACACGCGGGGACGTTCAAAGGCGTCCTTTTTCTTGCAGCCCTTGTCTTGGTCATTTCCGTGCTTGCCTACTCTCAATACTTGGTTAGTGAACTGAAAGAGAGCACCCGCAAGTCGTTGACTCAGAAGATTGCCACCTATTCTGCACTTATTCGGAGCGATAATCCTGAGTTGATTGGTTTCGCGCTTGAGCAGATCCAAGACGTTGAGTTTCCGATCATCGTTACGGATGACCATGGCAGGCCTAAGCTGTGGAAAAATGTCGGCATCGAATCCGGGGACACCAGCCGCGAAGCGCAGACGCAACTTGCCATGCTCGTGCGAAGAATGGATGCTCAAGGAAACACCGCACTTCCGATCTTTGTCTCTGAGCAGTCGACGGACTGGTTTCACTACGGTGACTCCGTTGTGATTCAGCAGCTTCGCTGGTTGCCGTGGATAGAAGTGTTAGCTGTAGCTCTCTTCATATTTGTTGGATATCTTGGTTTCCAAAACATCCGCCGTAGCGAAGAGAGGATGGTTTGGGTGGGGCTTGCAAAGGAAACTGCTCATCAGTTGGGAACACCTCTTACGTCGCTCATGGGATGGATCGAGCTGCTCAAGGCTGAAGGTCGTGATACTCACACCGTTAGCGAGATGGAGCGTGATCTTGCAAGATTACAACGAGTCACTGCACGATTTTCTCAGATTGGGTCACATACACCGCTCGTCTCGACACGCGTCAGACATATCGTGGAAGAGGCCGTTGACTACTTTCGAATGCGACTCCCACGCGGGGAAACTGCAATCGAGTTAGAGGTGCAGTCAATAGCCGACCCGCACGTCATGCTGAATCCCGAACTCTTTGGCTGGGTTTTGGAGAATTTGATACGGAACAGCATAGACGCCATGCGATCGACCGGTGGGCAGATTCGAATAGTGTGTGAGGAAACCGCCACATCCGTTATTGTTGATGTGCATGACAGTGGTGTTGGCATCCCTGCTCGAAGCCGCCGTGATGTTTTCCGTCCGGGTTATACAACAAAGAAGCGTGGATGGGGTCTTGGACTTTCCTTATCACAAAGAATTGTTGAAGAGTATCATGGAGGCAAGCTAAGCATAAGAGAGTCGACACCAGGAAAAGGAACCGTCATGCGCATTGCGCTTCCAAAGGGGTCGGAAAAGTCGTGA
- a CDS encoding elongation factor Ts: protein MSEVTINAADVAMLRRETGAGMMDCKKALAEAGGDREKALEILRKKGQAAAEKRAERSADEGVVAIVSSENGSAAAMAEVRCETDFVGRNEEFRVFAKELAAYVLNWSDGEKGSVEALKSQKFGGSTVGETLTSMIGKIGEKLEIARIGKLVTANGFVGSYVHSDNKLGALVALEGVNGSAPEIQALGRDLAMQVAASAPDFLTRDEVPADKINAETELEKDRARQEGKPEPAVAKIAEGRVNKWLAGIVLLEQPFIKEPKMMVKDVVAAAEKSAGNPISVKSFIRFRVGA, encoded by the coding sequence GTGTCCGAAGTGACAATCAATGCAGCAGACGTCGCGATGCTTCGCCGTGAAACCGGCGCAGGCATGATGGACTGCAAGAAAGCTCTTGCTGAAGCTGGTGGTGACCGCGAAAAGGCTCTCGAAATTCTGCGAAAAAAAGGACAGGCCGCGGCAGAAAAGCGTGCTGAGAGGTCCGCAGATGAGGGGGTTGTCGCTATTGTTTCGTCAGAAAACGGTAGCGCTGCTGCAATGGCAGAAGTGCGTTGTGAGACTGACTTCGTTGGCCGCAATGAAGAGTTTCGCGTATTCGCAAAGGAACTAGCCGCGTATGTCTTGAACTGGTCAGACGGAGAAAAAGGAAGCGTAGAAGCTCTTAAGTCTCAGAAGTTTGGCGGTTCGACCGTTGGCGAAACGCTGACGTCTATGATTGGCAAAATCGGAGAAAAGCTCGAGATTGCGCGAATCGGCAAACTGGTTACTGCAAATGGCTTTGTAGGATCCTACGTCCATTCGGATAACAAGTTGGGTGCTCTGGTTGCGCTGGAAGGTGTCAACGGATCGGCTCCTGAGATTCAGGCCCTGGGCCGCGATTTGGCGATGCAGGTTGCTGCATCGGCCCCTGACTTTCTTACCAGAGATGAAGTACCTGCTGATAAGATCAATGCTGAAACCGAACTTGAGAAAGACCGTGCACGACAAGAAGGCAAGCCTGAGCCTGCCGTTGCCAAGATCGCGGAAGGGCGCGTGAACAAGTGGCTGGCAGGTATTGTCCTGCTCGAACAGCCGTTCATAAAAGAACCCAAGATGATGGTCAAGGATGTCGTTGCCGCTGCCGAGAAGTCAGCGGGCAATCCCATTAGTGTGAAGTCGTTCATTCGTTTCCGTGTTGGCGCGTAG
- the rpsI gene encoding 30S ribosomal protein S9: protein MKDSRIYATGRRKTAIARVWLAPGTGKFSINGKDVLGYFKRDVLQMLIERPLIVTDTLGKVDIKATVIGGGKSGQAGAFRLGISRALTILDEAHRPILRQNDLLTRDPREKERKKYGKPGARKSFQFSKR, encoded by the coding sequence ATGAAAGATTCCCGAATTTACGCTACTGGCCGCAGGAAAACTGCGATTGCCCGCGTTTGGCTTGCCCCCGGCACCGGCAAATTCTCTATCAATGGTAAAGACGTCCTTGGCTACTTCAAGCGCGATGTCCTGCAGATGTTGATTGAGCGGCCCCTCATTGTCACTGATACCCTCGGCAAAGTCGACATCAAGGCGACCGTCATAGGAGGTGGCAAGTCCGGTCAGGCAGGCGCTTTTCGATTGGGTATTAGCCGTGCGCTTACAATCCTGGATGAAGCGCATCGCCCCATTTTGCGACAAAATGACTTGCTGACGCGCGATCCTCGTGAGAAGGAACGCAAGAAATATGGCAAGCCTGGTGCCCGCAAGAGCTTCCAGTTCTCAAAGAGATAA
- a CDS encoding DUF4921 family protein, with amino-acid sequence MTTMQGDGTCTSFPAFGYHEVLVETDEHHGRADEYATNRWLDVMCIWQRGLRRFYGDSRVRYVHIFRNQGYRAGATIVHPHQQLVALPFVPNQVSERIRRMGVWTSSGCEHCNWLKAELQTQKRVLEESREAVALACFAPRFPFEWQIVGRAHQRFDELDSDSLSSLAGMILSGLSAMRNAVNDPDFNLILFSTPPDIPDVKPTWAIDILPRIGTQAGFEWGTGVHIVSVPPEEAADLLADHWR; translated from the coding sequence ATGACCACTATGCAGGGCGATGGAACATGCACATCCTTTCCCGCTTTCGGTTATCACGAAGTACTAGTCGAGACTGATGAACACCATGGCCGCGCGGACGAGTATGCCACAAATCGTTGGCTGGATGTGATGTGTATTTGGCAGAGAGGCTTGCGGCGATTCTATGGAGACTCGCGTGTTCGTTATGTTCACATCTTTCGCAACCAGGGTTACCGTGCCGGTGCGACCATCGTTCACCCGCATCAGCAGCTTGTCGCCTTGCCTTTTGTTCCCAACCAAGTTTCAGAGCGGATCAGACGGATGGGCGTGTGGACAAGTTCAGGCTGTGAGCATTGCAACTGGTTGAAAGCAGAGTTGCAGACGCAAAAGAGGGTGCTGGAAGAATCTCGTGAAGCGGTGGCACTCGCCTGTTTTGCTCCGCGGTTTCCATTTGAGTGGCAGATAGTTGGACGTGCTCATCAGCGCTTTGACGAATTGGATTCGGACAGTCTCAGTTCCCTTGCAGGAATGATTTTGAGCGGATTGTCTGCAATGAGGAACGCGGTCAATGACCCGGACTTTAATCTAATCTTGTTTTCCACACCGCCAGATATTCCCGATGTCAAGCCGACTTGGGCGATCGACATCTTGCCTCGGATTGGTACGCAGGCCGGTTTTGAATGGGGAACAGGTGTTCATATTGTCTCAGTTCCTCCTGAGGAGGCAGCAGACTTGCTTGCAGATCATTGGCGATAA
- a CDS encoding UvrD-helicase domain-containing protein, with amino-acid sequence MSRKVIQSFLSTLNSAQADAVKSSLGPTLVLAGAGSGKTRVLTGRALYLIHEQEVVPSSIAVMTFTNKAARELRDRLRQAQADASESESPWAGTFHGFCVQLLRHLGHRAGLSRDFTIYDEEDSLRTVTEILRDRGIAREGVTARHVRSIISRIKNGSKVDTRQPVVRVAEELYDDYCQRLRLANAYDFDDLLLTPLELMRNNAEFRESLQRRYDHVLIDEFQDTNAVQFELACLIAKPQDNIFAVGDDDQSIYSWRGANYRNILDFSNKLSNAKVFRLEQNYRSTQPILEAANDVISESLHRHEKRLWTARESGDKVTLRSYSRPADEANEIIGEVEFLREKRGINYSDVAVLFRTNAVSRYFEEVLVQQRIPYNVIGGVRFYERKEIKDLIAYLRVLANPLDEQAWLRVLRELAQGVGATTIERIVGAARSRPESLSLLMEEEFLSVHTSGAPRAKACDFIGRLKTLKARLSELSVSEVVDQALESSGIVSSYESQSDEDARERMENLRQFATGAWERTQANAALSLAEFLSELALVSDIDELEDLQERVTLMTIHASKGLEFRIVFVAGLEENLLPHFRSLESVESIEEERRLLYVAMTRAMDRLYLSYSETRPMNGRLEFQSPSRFLSSIRVEHLRGTGVPNRLSSHYAVSDEAEGDNLWKVQNYARVAEVSIQSRATSTSGIDFRIGDVVEHSEFGIGTVTAKSGDLDSLKVRVAFSGYGSKLLAVKYANLKKLS; translated from the coding sequence TTGAGTCGGAAAGTCATACAGTCGTTTTTATCGACTCTAAACTCTGCGCAGGCAGATGCGGTCAAGTCGTCGCTTGGTCCAACGCTGGTGTTGGCCGGTGCTGGATCGGGGAAGACGCGCGTACTTACTGGCAGAGCATTGTATTTGATCCACGAGCAAGAGGTAGTTCCGTCTTCCATAGCAGTCATGACGTTCACCAACAAAGCTGCACGTGAACTTCGTGATCGACTAAGGCAGGCTCAGGCAGATGCGAGTGAGTCGGAGTCGCCTTGGGCCGGAACATTCCATGGGTTTTGTGTTCAGCTGTTAAGGCATTTGGGTCATCGTGCGGGCCTCTCACGAGATTTCACGATCTATGATGAAGAAGACAGTCTGAGAACTGTGACAGAAATCCTTCGAGATCGGGGTATAGCGCGGGAAGGAGTTACGGCGAGGCACGTTCGAAGCATAATATCTAGAATCAAGAACGGCAGCAAAGTGGATACGCGTCAACCAGTAGTACGTGTTGCTGAAGAACTGTACGACGACTATTGCCAACGGCTCCGACTCGCGAATGCATATGACTTTGATGACCTGTTGTTGACACCTTTGGAACTGATGAGAAACAATGCGGAGTTTCGCGAATCTCTTCAGCGTCGCTACGATCACGTTCTTATTGATGAGTTTCAAGATACCAATGCCGTGCAATTCGAACTTGCATGCCTGATTGCAAAACCTCAGGACAACATTTTTGCCGTAGGCGATGATGATCAGAGTATTTACAGCTGGCGCGGAGCAAATTATCGCAATATCTTGGATTTCTCGAACAAACTTAGCAATGCAAAAGTGTTTCGATTGGAGCAGAACTACCGTTCAACTCAGCCAATTCTTGAAGCAGCCAATGACGTCATCTCCGAAAGTCTTCATAGGCACGAAAAGAGACTCTGGACTGCTCGTGAAAGTGGCGACAAAGTCACGCTTAGAAGTTACTCGCGGCCGGCAGACGAAGCCAATGAAATCATCGGAGAGGTCGAGTTTCTTCGCGAAAAGCGTGGAATCAACTACAGTGATGTAGCGGTTCTCTTTCGAACAAATGCCGTCAGCCGTTACTTCGAGGAGGTGCTCGTTCAGCAGCGGATTCCCTATAATGTGATAGGTGGCGTACGTTTCTACGAACGCAAGGAGATAAAAGATCTCATCGCGTACCTGCGTGTGCTCGCGAATCCTCTTGATGAGCAGGCTTGGCTTAGGGTCTTGCGCGAGCTTGCACAAGGGGTAGGCGCTACGACTATCGAGAGGATTGTAGGTGCAGCAAGAAGTCGACCTGAGAGCTTGTCTCTGCTGATGGAAGAGGAGTTCCTGTCTGTGCACACAAGCGGTGCTCCTCGAGCTAAGGCTTGCGATTTCATTGGCCGACTCAAAACTCTGAAGGCAAGGTTGAGTGAGTTAAGCGTTTCCGAAGTTGTTGATCAGGCTCTGGAGTCGAGTGGAATTGTGAGCAGTTATGAGAGTCAAAGCGATGAGGACGCCCGCGAGCGCATGGAGAACCTTCGACAATTCGCGACGGGCGCATGGGAGAGAACACAGGCAAACGCAGCCCTATCACTCGCAGAGTTTCTAAGTGAGCTTGCCCTTGTTTCGGATATTGATGAGTTAGAAGATCTCCAGGAAAGGGTTACCTTGATGACGATTCACGCTTCGAAAGGACTTGAATTCAGAATTGTGTTCGTTGCAGGACTTGAAGAGAATCTGCTCCCACACTTCCGTAGCTTGGAGTCCGTTGAATCAATTGAGGAAGAACGTCGTTTGTTGTATGTCGCGATGACGCGGGCAATGGACCGACTTTACTTGTCATATTCAGAAACACGGCCGATGAATGGCCGTTTAGAGTTCCAGTCTCCTTCACGCTTTCTTTCCAGTATAAGAGTCGAGCACTTGCGAGGAACGGGTGTTCCCAATCGGCTTTCATCGCATTACGCAGTCTCTGATGAAGCGGAAGGGGACAATCTTTGGAAAGTTCAGAATTATGCGAGGGTTGCAGAAGTCAGCATTCAATCGCGAGCGACTTCCACTTCAGGGATCGACTTTCGAATAGGTGATGTGGTTGAGCATTCTGAGTTTGGTATCGGGACAGTGACTGCTAAGTCAGGGGACTTGGATTCATTAAAGGTTCGTGTCGCATTTAGCGGATATGGCTCAAAACTCCTTGCCGTAAAGTATGCAAATTTGAAGAAACTCTCATGA
- the rplM gene encoding 50S ribosomal protein L13, translating into MSTFHARPQTAERNWVVVDAQEQILGRLSSRIASILRGKNKPQYTPHVDTGDFVVVINADKIRVTGNKLDTKTYFRHSGFPGAETHTPMRKLAEKHPERIIYLAVKGMMPRTRLGRKQLRKLKVYAGAEHPHSAQQPVAV; encoded by the coding sequence ATGTCAACTTTTCACGCCCGTCCGCAAACAGCTGAACGCAACTGGGTTGTTGTGGACGCCCAAGAGCAGATTCTCGGGCGCCTGAGCAGCCGAATTGCCTCAATACTGCGCGGCAAGAACAAGCCGCAATATACTCCCCATGTGGATACGGGAGACTTTGTCGTCGTTATCAATGCCGACAAGATTCGCGTGACTGGAAATAAGCTGGATACAAAGACCTATTTTCGCCATAGTGGATTCCCCGGTGCTGAGACGCATACTCCCATGCGAAAACTGGCGGAAAAGCATCCGGAGCGGATTATCTATCTCGCTGTAAAGGGAATGATGCCGCGTACTCGCCTTGGCCGCAAGCAGTTGCGTAAATTGAAGGTTTACGCTGGTGCAGAGCATCCGCATTCGGCTCAACAGCCCGTCGCAGTCTAA